In Plasmodium knowlesi strain H genome assembly, chromosome: 7, one DNA window encodes the following:
- a CDS encoding S-adenosylmethionine synthetase, putative, whose translation MNHLKIKRGNFLFTSESVNEGHPDKVCDQISDAILDACLREDPESKVACEVCAKKNFIFILGEITTKARVDYDKVARDVLKHIGYDDESKGLDYKTADIKIYIDEQSPDIAQCVHENKKPELIGAGDQGIMFGYATDEAENYMPLTHHYATLLGKRLTEVRKLGILPYLGPDGKTQITIEYKNKGNFGGHMEPLRVHTILISTQHSENIKYEQLKSDLIENVVKYVIPEKMLDEETLYYLNPSGKFVLGGPAADAGLTGRKIICDTYGGWGAHGGGAFSGKDPSKVDRSAAYYLRYIAKSLVANKFCRRVLVQASYSIGIANPISLNVNSYGTASTGYTDYDLEQIILRNFDLRPGFIIEELKLKEPIFSNTSAYGHFGRSDNSFTWEKIKDLTHEKNVLKN comes from the coding sequence atgaaccaccTCAAAATAAAGCGAGGTAATTTTCTGTTCACGTCGGAGTCAGTGAACGAGGGACACCCGGACAAAGTCTGCGACCAAATTTCGGATGCCATTTTAGACGCGTGCCTGAGGGAAGACCCAGAGAGCAAAGTGGCCTGTGAAGTATGCGCGAAGAaaaacttcatttttatccttggAGAAATAACAACGAAAGCTAGAGTTGATTACGACAAGGTAGCTAGAGATGTTTTGAAGCACATAGGATATGACGATGAAAGTAAAGGATTGGATTATAAAACTGCAGAtatcaaaatatatattgatGAGCAATCCCCCGATATTGCTCAATGTGTACATGAAAATAAGAAGCCAGAATTAATAGGTGCTGGAGATCAAGGAATTATGTTTGGTTATGCCACTGATGAAGCAGAAAATTATATGCCACTGACACATCACTACGCTACCTTATTAGGAAAACGATTAACAGAAGTGAGAAAGCTAGGTATACTTCCTTATTTAGGACCAGATGGAAAGACACAAATAACGATAgagtataaaaataaaggaaattttgGTGGACATATGGAACCTTTACGTGTACATACCATTCTGATTTCCACACAACAttcagaaaatataaaatatgagCAATTGAAGTCTGACTTGATAGAAAACGTAGTGAAGTATGTTATCCCTGAGAAGATGCTTGATGAGGAGACTCTATACTATCTGAACCCATCAGGAAAATTTGTTCTTGGAGGACCTGCGGCAGATGCAGGGTTAActggaaggaaaattatttgtgATACGTATGGAGGTTGGGGTGCTCATGGAGGAGGTGCTTTTTCAGGAAAAGACCCATCCAAAGTGGATCGTTCAGCTGCATACTACTTACGTTATATTGCAAAATCCTTGGTTGCGAATAAATTCTGTAGGAGGGTCTTAGTACAGGCATCCTACTCCATTGGAATTGCAAATCCCATTTCGTTGAATGTCAATTCGTATGGAACAGCCAGTACAGGATATACGGATTATGATTTGGAGCAAATTATTTTGCGAAATTTCGATTTGAGACCTGGATTCATCATAGAGGAGCTAAAATTAaaggaacccattttttccaatacATCTGCTTATGGACATTTTGGAAGAAGTGATAATTCATTCACTTGGGAGAAGATAAAAGACCTTACCCATGAGAAGAACGTTCTGAAGAATTGA